In Salmo salar chromosome ssa15, Ssal_v3.1, whole genome shotgun sequence, one genomic interval encodes:
- the LOC106572277 gene encoding semaphorin-3G, which produces MKELSTFCHRMTLVALLLTTVSATKMNVPRLRLSYKDLVATNRSSIFSGHNGQLSLTAVFLDEYHDRLFLGGKDVLYSLRLDHTNPDSKEIYWPPLPGNKDDCVQRGKDSQTECGNFVRLLHPYNRTHLLACGTGAFQPMCAYVYVGHRGEHVFTMDPTNVENGRGKVPHDPSLPFASTFIGGELYTGLTADFLGRDSVIFRSLGGRSTMRTETDQKLLHDPKFVAAHLIPDNDDRDNDKVYFFFTEKAMEAGDREGAIHTRVGRVCANDAGGQRVLVNKWSTFIKARLVCSVPGPHGINTHFDELEGIFLLRGKDEKNPDVYAIFSTISNVFQGFAVCVYRMADIREAFNGPFAHKEGPDYQWGAYEGRVPYPRPGVCPSKITNQPGRQFGSTKDFPDTVLQFARGHPLMWRPVYPAMRQPVLVKANVPYRLKQIVVDRVEAEDGQYDVMFIGTDTGTVLKVIALRSGNSLDTEEVTLEELQVFKVPTPITSLDISVKRQALFVGSPLGVAQLRLHRCETYGKACAECCLARDPYCAWDGTSCTRYTSLSKRRYRRQDIRHGNPALQCMDQNLSVEGLDVTEERVVYGAENNSTFLECTPRSPQATVTWLLQRDDRKEEVKLDERVMRTEQGLLFRRVLRQDEGVYVCHSREHGFTQTLTRLSLEVLQGDTLSELLARDDAPLDGPQGAKGYRAWPPCHAHRSTGPLSQPRSWFKDIMQLIGPSNLPHVEEYCEKLWCNDKLRRKHKSMLDKYRQAQDSARKARNKGSGERNRTPRDVTSLQL; this is translated from the exons aCCTCGTGGCCACCAACCGGTCCTCTATCTTCAGTGGTCATAACGGTCAGCTCTCTCTGACTGCTGTGTTTCTGGACGAGTACCATGACCGTCTGTTCCTGGGGGGCAAAGACGTCCTCTACTCCCTGAGACTGGACCATACCAACCCAGACTCCAAAGAG atcTACTGGCCTCCGTTGCCTGGTAACAAAGATGACTGTGTCCAGAGAGGGAAGGATTCTCAG ACGGAGTGTGGCAACTTTGTGCGCCTGCTGCATCCCTATAACCGCACCCACCTGCTGGCCTGTGGTACGGGTGCCTTCCAGCCCATGTGTGCCTATGTGTATGTGGGCCACCGTGGAGAG CATGTTTTCACCATGGACCCTACCAATGTGGAGAACGGACGGGGGAAGGTTCCTCACGACCCCAGCCTCCCCTTCGCGAGCACCTTTATTG GTGGGGAGCTTTACACAGGGCTGACTGCAGACTTCCTGGGTAGAGACTCTGTGATCTTCCGTAGTCTGGGAGGTCGCTCCACCATGAGGACTGAGACGGACCAGAAACTACTGCATG atcctAAGTTTGTTGCGGCCCACCTCATCCCTGATAACGATGACCGTGACAATGACAAGGTGTACTTCTTCTTCACGGAGAAGGCCATGGAGGCCGGGGACAGGGAGGGAGCCATCCACACCCGCGTGGGACGAGTATGTGCG AATGACGCAGGTGGACAGAGAGTTCTGGTGAATAAATGGAGCACCTTCATCAAGGCCAGACTGGTGTGTTCTGTACCTGGGCCTCATGGCATCAACACACACTTCGACGAGctgg AGGGTATTTTCCTGCTCAGAGGCAAGGATGAGAAGAACCCAGATGTTTACGCCATCTTCAGCACCATCAG TAACGTATTCCAGGGCTTTGCTGTGTGCGTGTATCGTATGGCAGACATCCGGGAAGCCTTCAATGGGCCGTTTGCGCACAAGGAGGGGCCGGACTACCAGTGGGGGGCTTACGAGGGCAGAGTGCCCTATCCAAGACCTGGGGTG tGCCCCAGTAAAATAACCAATCAGCCTGGCAGACAGTTTGGCAGTACCAAGGACTTCCCAGACACAGTGCTTCAGTTTGCCCGGGGGCACCCCTTGATGTGGCGCCCGGTGTACCCAGCCATGAGGCAGCCTGTGCTGGTCAAGGCCAACGTGCCCTACCGCCTCAAACAAATCGTGGTGGACCGCGTGGAGGCGGAGGATGGACAGTATGATGTCATGTTCATAGGCACAG ACACAGGCACGGTGCTGAAGGTCATCGCCCTGCGCAGCGGCAACTCTCTGGACACAGAGGAGGTCACTCTGGAGGAGCTGCAGGTCTTTAAG GTGCCAACGCCCATTACCTCTTTGGACATCTCAGTAAAAAGG CAAGCACTGTTCGTGGGTTCTCCATTGGGTGTGGCTCAGCTGAGGCTCCACAGGTGTGAGACGTATGGGAAGGCCTGTGCGGAGTGCTGCCTGGCCAGAGACCCCTACTGCGCCTGGGACGGCACCTCCTGCACCCGCTACACCTCGCTCAGCAAACGCCGCTATCGCCGGCAGGACATCAGGCATGGCAACCCGGCCCTGCAGTGTATGGACCAGAACCTCagtg TGGAGGGGTTGGATGTGACAGAGGAAAGGGTTGTGTACGGGGCAGAGAACAACAGCACCTTCCTGGAGTGTACCCCCCGCTCCCCTCAGGCCACCGTCACATGGCTGCTCCAACGAGACGACCGCAAGGAGGAG GTGAAGCTGGATGAGCGGGTGATGCGTACGGAGCAGGGCCTGCTGTTCCGCCGTGTGCTCCGTCAGGACGAGGGTGTGTACGTGTGTCACTCTCGCGAGCACGGCTTCACCCAGACCCTCACCCGCCTCTCTCTGGAGGTCCTGCAGGGGGACACACTGAGCGAGCTGCTGGCCCGTGACGATGCCCCCCTCGACGGTCCCCAGGGGGCGAAGGGATACCGGGCCTGGCCTCCCTGCCACGCTCACAGGAGCACCGGCCCCCTCAGCCAACCGCGCTCCTGGTTCAAGGACATCATGCAGCTGATTGGCCCATCCAACCTGCCGCACGTGGAGGAGTACTGCGAGAAGTTGTGGTGCAACGACAAGCTGCGGCGCAAACACAAGAGCATGCTGGACAAGTACCGGCAGGCGCAGGACAGCGCACGCAAGGCCCGCAACAAGGGCTCCGGGGAACGCAACCGGACGCCCCGGGACGTCACCAGCCTACAGCTGTAG